In Oscillatoria acuminata PCC 6304, a single window of DNA contains:
- the gor gene encoding glutathione-disulfide reductase, translated as MTDFDYDLFVIGAGSGGLAASKRAASYGAKVAIAEGDLVGGTCVIRGCVPKKLMVYASQFSKLYQNAVGYGWDKAEPNFDWNKLVEVVQKEVMRLNQIHINNLEKAGVELIQEMATFVDPHTIEVGDRKVTAAKILIAVGGKPQKPDIEGIEHTITSNEMFHLKEFPKRFAVWGGGYIGVEFASIMNGLGAEVTEIIRRDYILHGFDQDIAQNIQEGMTKHGIQFKTQTTLEKIEKTDDGLKLMFAGEENEPVTVDALLCATGRKPNLSSLNLENAGVEVILGAIAVSADSCTNQSHIYAVGDCTDRINLTPVAIAEGRAFADTVFGHIPRHINHTGIPTAVFSQPEASTVGLTEEEARDKVGDNLTIYRAKFRPMFYSLTDADEKVMIKLIVDKTTDRILGVHMVGKDAAEIVQGLAIAVNMGATKKDFDATIGIHPSTAEEFVTLR; from the coding sequence ATGACAGACTTTGACTATGACCTATTTGTGATAGGTGCGGGTTCTGGGGGATTAGCAGCATCGAAACGGGCTGCCTCTTATGGGGCTAAAGTGGCGATCGCTGAAGGAGATTTAGTGGGAGGGACCTGTGTCATTCGGGGTTGCGTTCCCAAAAAATTAATGGTGTATGCATCTCAGTTTTCCAAACTCTATCAAAATGCTGTGGGTTACGGTTGGGACAAAGCAGAACCCAATTTTGATTGGAATAAGCTGGTGGAAGTGGTTCAGAAAGAAGTGATGCGCCTGAATCAGATTCACATTAATAATCTGGAAAAAGCCGGAGTTGAGTTAATCCAAGAAATGGCTACTTTTGTTGATCCCCACACCATTGAAGTCGGCGATCGCAAAGTCACAGCCGCCAAAATCTTGATTGCAGTGGGAGGAAAACCGCAGAAACCAGATATTGAGGGCATCGAACATACCATCACCTCCAATGAAATGTTCCACCTGAAGGAATTTCCCAAACGGTTCGCTGTTTGGGGTGGCGGTTATATCGGCGTCGAGTTTGCTTCGATTATGAATGGGTTGGGGGCAGAAGTCACCGAAATTATTCGCCGCGACTACATTTTACATGGCTTCGATCAGGATATTGCCCAGAACATTCAAGAAGGCATGACTAAACATGGGATTCAATTCAAAACTCAGACAACTCTGGAGAAGATTGAAAAAACTGATGACGGATTAAAGTTGATGTTTGCTGGAGAAGAAAATGAGCCAGTCACCGTCGATGCGTTACTCTGTGCAACGGGTCGGAAACCGAATTTAAGCTCGTTAAACTTAGAGAATGCTGGGGTAGAAGTGATTCTCGGTGCGATCGCCGTGAGTGCGGATAGTTGCACCAATCAATCCCATATCTATGCTGTGGGAGATTGTACCGATCGCATCAATTTAACCCCCGTGGCGATCGCTGAAGGTCGCGCTTTTGCCGATACCGTCTTTGGACACATCCCCCGCCATATTAACCATACCGGCATCCCCACCGCCGTCTTTTCCCAGCCAGAAGCCTCGACTGTCGGCTTGACTGAAGAGGAAGCCCGAGACAAAGTAGGCGACAATTTAACCATCTATCGCGCCAAATTCCGTCCCATGTTTTATAGTCTCACTGATGCCGATGAAAAGGTGATGATTAAATTAATTGTGGACAAAACCACCGACCGCATTTTAGGGGTTCATATGGTCGGGAAAGATGCTGCCGAAATCGTTCAAGGGTTAGCCATTGCTGTCAATATGGGAGCGACGAAAAAAGACTTTGATGCCACCATCGGCATTCATCCTTCCACTGCCGAAGAGTTTGTAACTTTACGTTAA
- a CDS encoding photosystem I reaction center protein subunit XI, translated as MADARDIEMVKPYGGDPFVGHLSTPISDSAFTKAFIGNLPAYRKGLSPILRGIEIGMAHGYFLIGPWIKFGPLRDYPEAANLGGLVSALSLILIATACMSVYGIASFQATGDDDYPSQNPQAPNGLKTAEGWSQLTAGFFVGAMGGAFVAYFLLENLSGVDAIFRGLVN; from the coding sequence ATGGCCGATGCAAGAGATATTGAAATGGTGAAGCCTTACGGTGGAGACCCGTTTGTAGGTCACCTCTCCACCCCGATTAGCGATTCTGCCTTCACCAAAGCCTTCATTGGTAACCTGCCTGCCTACCGTAAAGGACTCTCCCCCATCCTCCGTGGGATCGAAATTGGCATGGCCCACGGCTATTTCCTAATTGGCCCCTGGATTAAATTTGGTCCCCTGCGCGATTATCCCGAGGCAGCCAACTTAGGCGGATTAGTTTCAGCCCTGTCTTTAATTTTAATCGCCACCGCCTGTATGTCGGTCTACGGGATTGCCTCATTCCAAGCCACAGGTGATGATGATTACCCCAGCCAAAATCCTCAAGCCCCCAATGGCTTGAAAACTGCTGAGGGTTGGAGTCAGCTTACCGCTGGGTTCTTCGTCGGTGCAATGGGTGGCGCATTTGTCGCCTATTTCCTCTTGGAAAACCTAAGTGGCGTCGATGCCATTTTCCGGGGTTTAGTCAACTAA
- a CDS encoding photosystem I reaction center subunit VIII encodes MTGAYAAAYLPWILIPVVCWLMPTVLMGLLFIYIESDS; translated from the coding sequence ATGACAGGCGCTTATGCAGCTGCTTACCTCCCTTGGATTTTGATTCCCGTCGTTTGCTGGTTAATGCCGACCGTGTTGATGGGTCTGCTGTTCATCTACATTGAAAGCGATAGCTAA